One window of the Betta splendens chromosome 21, fBetSpl5.4, whole genome shotgun sequence genome contains the following:
- the nme9 gene encoding thioredoxin domain-containing protein 6 isoform X1, with amino-acid sequence MAGKKKEASLQASVTNQEQWEEMLATKGLAVVDVYQQWCGPCRAVVSLLRKIKNELGDDLLHFATAEADSIDALERYRGKCEPTFLFYGGGELVAVLRGANAPLLQRMIVEELAKEKLVLEQGGERRAIKDDGLIDDEKKEDETPRQSENDIRIIVPASKSYTVAVIKPDAVAHGKANEIIMKIQDAGFEILAHEERTLTEVEARDFYQHKATETGFEDLVQFMSSGPSHILILSQIEGSSNVVPAWREFIGPADVEEAKSQKPESLRAQYGTQTPFNAVHGSEDSNRASRELAFFFPNFTTASATEQDGEEERVERTLALIRPDVARENREEILAEIHKSGFTVAMQREVMLTEEQVTQFYSQHLDKDYFPALLRSMTSGPVLALALARTGAVHHWRSLLGPPDIKTAKEESPDCLRAQFAVENEPINQLHGSASPEEAEREISFFFPPQRTLAVIKPDAMEAHRESILEEIHARGFSVAQLKETALSREMAEEFYKEHREKPFFSQLVEFMSRGPCLMLILTKDNAVEEWRALMGPTDPDQAKAASPNSLRARFASDILHNSVHGSSNEQHAEAKIRFIFGDISSDAEIPDDGGSDRTASERVSSGDENTDLSKSPVEEMSDNHHQQHEDASHDSNCGSPQTGESDDPDPCS; translated from the exons ATGGCAGGCAAGAAGAAAGAAGCGAGTCTGCAG GCGTCTGTCACAAATcaagagcagtgggaggagatgCTTGCAACCAAAGGTTTAGCAG TTGTGGATGTCTACCAGCAGTGGTGCGGACCCTGTCGAGCTGTGGTCAGTCTGCTGAGGAAAATAAAGAACGAACTGGGTGATGACCTGCTCCATTTTGCCACC gcTGAGGCAGACAGCATTGATGCCCTGGAGAGGTACAGAGGCAAATGCGAACCCACCTTCCTGTTCTATGGG GGCGGTGAACTGGTGGCTGTTCTGAGAGGTGCCAACGCGCCTCTGCTTCAGAGGATGATTGTAGAAGAACTGGCCAAGGAAAAGTTGGTTCTGGAGCAAGGTGGTGAGCGCAGAGCG attAAAGACGATGGTCTAATAGATGATGAGAAGAAAGAGGACGAGACGCCACGGCAGTCAGAGAATGATATACGCATAATTG TTCCTGCTAGTAAATCGTACACGGTTGCCGTTATCAAACCAGATGCTGTTGCTCACGGCAAGGCAAATGAGATCATTATGAAG ATCCAAGACGCCGGGTTTGAGATCCTGGCCCACGAGGAACGAACACTGACGGAGGTTGAGGCTCGAGATTTTTACCAGCACAAAGCAACAGAG ACTGGCTTCGAGGACTTAGTGCAGTTCATGTCCAGCGGTCCCTCCCATATTCTGATACTTTCCCAAATCGAGGGCTCGTCCAACGTTGTGCCTGCATGGCGTGAGTTCATTGGCCCAGCAGACGTAGAGGAAGCCAAGAGTCAGAAGCCCGAAAG CTTGCGGGCACAATACGGCACACAGACACCGTTCAATGCAGTGCACGGTAGCGAGGACAGCAACCGCGCCAGCAGGGAGCTCGCCTTCTTCTTCCCCAACTTTACCACGGCCTCGGCAACCGAGCAGGATGGGGAGGAAGAGCGTGTGGAGAGGACACTGGCTCTCATCCGGCCCGACGTTGCCAGGGAGAACagag AGGAGATATTGGCGGAAATCCACAAGTCAGGCTTCACAGTGGCCATGCAAAGAGAGGTGATGTTGACAGAGGAGCAGGTCACACAGTTTTACTCCCAACATCTTGACAAGGACTACTTCCCTGCTCTGCTCCGCAGCATGACCAG TGGGCCAGTGCTTGCGTTGGCTCTAGCCCGCACAGGAGCTGTCCATCACTGGAGGAGCCTCCTTGGTcctcctgacattaaaacagcCAAAGAGGAGAGTCCTGACTG TCTAAGAGCCCAGTTTGCTGTGGAGAACGAGCCCATCAACCAGCTACACGGCAGCGCGAGCCCCGAGGAGGCCGAGCGAGAGATCAGCTTCTTCTTCCCTCCGCAGCGGACGCTGGCGGTGATCAAACCCGATGCCATGGAGGCGCACAGAG AAAGCATTTTGGAGGAGATCCACGCCAGGGGTTTCTCTGTGGCGCAGCTGAAGGAGACGGCGCTGTCCAGAGAGATGGCGGAGGAGTTTTACAAGGAGCACCGGGAGAAGCCTTTCTTCAGCCAGCTGGTGGAATTCATGAGCAG GGGGCCGTGTCTGATGCTCATCCTGACTAAGGACAATgcagtggaggagtggagggccCTCATGGGCCCCACAGACCCTGACCAGGCTAAAGCCGCATCGCCAAACTCTCTCAGGGCCCGCTTTGCCTCCGACATCCTCCACAACTCAGTCCACGGCTCCTCCAATGAGCAGCACGCAGAAGCAAAGATCCGTTTTATTTTCGGTGATATCAGCTCAGACGCTGAGATCCCCGATGATGGAGGCAGTGACAGAACCGCTTCAG AGCGAGTCAGTTCTGGAGATGAAAACACAGATTTGTCCAAATCTCCAGTTGAAGAAATGTCTGACAACCATCACCAGCAACATGAAG ATGCTTCACATGATTCTAACTGTGGCAGCCCACAGACAGGAGAGAGTGATGACCCAGATCCCTGCAGCTGA
- the nme9 gene encoding thioredoxin domain-containing protein 6 isoform X2 — MIVEELAKEKLVLEQGGERRAIKDDGLIDDEKKEDETPRQSENDIRIIVPASKSYTVAVIKPDAVAHGKANEIIMKIQDAGFEILAHEERTLTEVEARDFYQHKATETGFEDLVQFMSSGPSHILILSQIEGSSNVVPAWREFIGPADVEEAKSQKPESLRAQYGTQTPFNAVHGSEDSNRASRELAFFFPNFTTASATEQDGEEERVERTLALIRPDVARENREEILAEIHKSGFTVAMQREVMLTEEQVTQFYSQHLDKDYFPALLRSMTSGPVLALALARTGAVHHWRSLLGPPDIKTAKEESPDCLRAQFAVENEPINQLHGSASPEEAEREISFFFPPQRTLAVIKPDAMEAHRESILEEIHARGFSVAQLKETALSREMAEEFYKEHREKPFFSQLVEFMSRGPCLMLILTKDNAVEEWRALMGPTDPDQAKAASPNSLRARFASDILHNSVHGSSNEQHAEAKIRFIFGDISSDAEIPDDGGSDRTASERVSSGDENTDLSKSPVEEMSDNHHQQHEDASHDSNCGSPQTGESDDPDPCS, encoded by the exons ATGATTGTAGAAGAACTGGCCAAGGAAAAGTTGGTTCTGGAGCAAGGTGGTGAGCGCAGAGCG attAAAGACGATGGTCTAATAGATGATGAGAAGAAAGAGGACGAGACGCCACGGCAGTCAGAGAATGATATACGCATAATTG TTCCTGCTAGTAAATCGTACACGGTTGCCGTTATCAAACCAGATGCTGTTGCTCACGGCAAGGCAAATGAGATCATTATGAAG ATCCAAGACGCCGGGTTTGAGATCCTGGCCCACGAGGAACGAACACTGACGGAGGTTGAGGCTCGAGATTTTTACCAGCACAAAGCAACAGAG ACTGGCTTCGAGGACTTAGTGCAGTTCATGTCCAGCGGTCCCTCCCATATTCTGATACTTTCCCAAATCGAGGGCTCGTCCAACGTTGTGCCTGCATGGCGTGAGTTCATTGGCCCAGCAGACGTAGAGGAAGCCAAGAGTCAGAAGCCCGAAAG CTTGCGGGCACAATACGGCACACAGACACCGTTCAATGCAGTGCACGGTAGCGAGGACAGCAACCGCGCCAGCAGGGAGCTCGCCTTCTTCTTCCCCAACTTTACCACGGCCTCGGCAACCGAGCAGGATGGGGAGGAAGAGCGTGTGGAGAGGACACTGGCTCTCATCCGGCCCGACGTTGCCAGGGAGAACagag AGGAGATATTGGCGGAAATCCACAAGTCAGGCTTCACAGTGGCCATGCAAAGAGAGGTGATGTTGACAGAGGAGCAGGTCACACAGTTTTACTCCCAACATCTTGACAAGGACTACTTCCCTGCTCTGCTCCGCAGCATGACCAG TGGGCCAGTGCTTGCGTTGGCTCTAGCCCGCACAGGAGCTGTCCATCACTGGAGGAGCCTCCTTGGTcctcctgacattaaaacagcCAAAGAGGAGAGTCCTGACTG TCTAAGAGCCCAGTTTGCTGTGGAGAACGAGCCCATCAACCAGCTACACGGCAGCGCGAGCCCCGAGGAGGCCGAGCGAGAGATCAGCTTCTTCTTCCCTCCGCAGCGGACGCTGGCGGTGATCAAACCCGATGCCATGGAGGCGCACAGAG AAAGCATTTTGGAGGAGATCCACGCCAGGGGTTTCTCTGTGGCGCAGCTGAAGGAGACGGCGCTGTCCAGAGAGATGGCGGAGGAGTTTTACAAGGAGCACCGGGAGAAGCCTTTCTTCAGCCAGCTGGTGGAATTCATGAGCAG GGGGCCGTGTCTGATGCTCATCCTGACTAAGGACAATgcagtggaggagtggagggccCTCATGGGCCCCACAGACCCTGACCAGGCTAAAGCCGCATCGCCAAACTCTCTCAGGGCCCGCTTTGCCTCCGACATCCTCCACAACTCAGTCCACGGCTCCTCCAATGAGCAGCACGCAGAAGCAAAGATCCGTTTTATTTTCGGTGATATCAGCTCAGACGCTGAGATCCCCGATGATGGAGGCAGTGACAGAACCGCTTCAG AGCGAGTCAGTTCTGGAGATGAAAACACAGATTTGTCCAAATCTCCAGTTGAAGAAATGTCTGACAACCATCACCAGCAACATGAAG ATGCTTCACATGATTCTAACTGTGGCAGCCCACAGACAGGAGAGAGTGATGACCCAGATCCCTGCAGCTGA